The genome window CAAGTGGCTTCTGATATCTGTATGATgttcaaaaaaatatatatacacaagaCTAAAGCAGAAAACTAAAGAggcaaacattttcattgatgAAAATCTACAATCTATTCGtggatttttttctgtaaaatgaTTTGTACAAGAGAATAAGGCCAAACCAAATGTCTGATTTGGGTAAAGAAACTATATATGTGTCCATGATTTTCAAAAAATCTGAACTCTGTGTAAATCAGGACATTTTTTCTGTATAAGTTCATGCACAGATGACAATCCATTCATTACATACTCACCCTCATGTTGGTTAAAAGTAATTCAGTCCACAAAATAGTTCTGGGACCCCACCtcaaaacagtgctgcagcattctcctaaacaactgaagtagatgggaacttgttttaaaccagctgtaaaaaacaaacaaaaaaaaaaaaaacatgaaatggctccatacagctcatccagctTAATCCAAGTTGCCGCACATCCCAAGATCCCAGATTGATTTGGAAAGACTTTTTACACCCTATTTAAGATGAAATGTTCTCTGTagcagctaagctaaaagcacACCTTTCATCTTACAACACAAGCTGTACTGAGTCATTTtatgctggttttttttttttacattatgaaTTAAGTCTCCATCTACCTCAGTTATTTAGGAGGATGCTGCAGCGCTgctctggaaatgttttgtggaataaaaaacataaCCCAACCATCCATCGGCATGAGGGTGACAAGATCACAGCTGAACGTTACATTTTAGGTGAGCTTATACTTAAAGAACAATACTCTTCTATCTCAGATTCTTCCTACCATGGACAGCATATTGAACACACAGTACTGTATGATCGCTATAAGTTAGCAAGAGTTCACAGCAGGAACAAGTTGAATGCAGAGTAGTCGATGGATTTTGCAGCGTTtacagagatgaagaagaccAATTCaacttttttgttaattttacGGGAAACCTGGAAATTGTTTGTTCGGcagaaaatgtgataaataaTATGTTTTTCTGGAGCAAGACAGGTTTGTCCGTCCTGACAAGTATTAATAAACTGATTAGAAACTGGACACACACCATTTGCCTCATTTAATATGCATAGGCAAAATATCTGAGAGCTCCGTCTTAGTACAATGCATATCTCAGTTACTTATAATGCTGCAAGAAGTGTTTtgtaaatctttaaaacaaacaaacaaacaaaaaacaacgcAGTAAAATGCCAATTTTAATTATCCAGAGCTCTAAGGTAAAATCTTCATATAACGTCAACATTAGTTCAAAATTCAATGATCTTTTCTCTACAATACATCACAGAAAAGGCATCAAACTCTTTTTATCCAGTAAAATATGACTGAAAAACATGACTGCTGATAAATGTAATGTCAATTGACTAATTATTCATCTACAGTCATTTTAAATAATCTGTGACATGTACCTACCAAAGAGTTGTTTCTTGTCCCGTGCAGTACTTGaagtcaaacaggaagtcacaccaCAGGAAAACCTTTCCCTTGCAGTCCTCTAAACCTCAAATCTCtgccttgtttgtttgtttctttgttttttagacAAAAAGCTCCTTATGAACTTGAATGTAGTTGCTCCCTCTTGGTTTTCTGCATCAATACCCTCTTCATCATTTCCTCTCTGTATCTGTCACCAGTGTTCCTCCTCCAGGATGAGCATCAGTGACCCTACCTCTCCAGTTGCTCTCCCCCCTTTAATCCTCCCAGCCAATAGTCGGACGGAGATGCAAGACTGGTGGAGCGACTGAGCGTCTGTCTCCAAGCCACTCTactctcttttctgtctttcttggGAATTTATGTCACAAACCCATCCTGAATCATGTAATCCCTCTAAGTCCATCTGTGGCTGTAGTGCCCCctctcttcctgtgtctgtcccTTTTCAGAGGTGGTTCCTCCCTAAACCTTTAGCAGCAGTTTAAGCTCCCCACCAAACTGACTTCCACTAGGTTTTCACTGATTACACTAGAAGTATAAAACTGTGGTCCAACATATCCATATGAATGggcatgcttttttttttcttggttcaCAATCAGCACCAGCGCTGTGCAGAGCCAAGTCCTGAGCCCACTAAGTTAAGTGTTTATTTCTGGGTACCAAATGTGAtgccctaaaaaaaaacaaaaaaaaacaaaaaaaaaacagtggaaaCAGCTGTACAGAGTCAGaatcatttatttacaaaatgtatgTACAGAAAAAACTGAGCAAAGCAAGCAAAAACATCAATGTGAGCATGTTTGGAGGATAAAATTAAGACAGGTCGAGGTTCCAGATGGAGTTATAGGAAGCAGTTTAACCCCAGGCTTGAGATTTACAGTAATGTAAAACCAGCTTGCCGTCGCTGCCAAAACACTGTAAGAGAGCAAAAAACATACACTGAGTAAAATGTTAATTACAACAGTAGACAGAGGATTAATGTGACAGTACAGTTCCATAACCACAGTGTTGATATTGACCTGTCTGTCCACTGTGAATTCTGGACTTTGAGTTCTTTACTGATACTTATCCAGACATTAATCACTGGCCAAGGATTTTGGCATCAAGCATCCCTCTTATTGCCCCCTCTGCTGGACAACCATTGTCATTGCACATTCACTTCTGAAGGGCAGGTTTGACAATTACAAAGGCTTCTATTCTAATATATACTTTAAGGCTAAGAGACTAGATCAATATGGTAACGAAGTTTTGTTATACTGGGGTTAAGTCTTCCAAATTACACCTCAGCTGAAGCCTGACTTGTCAGAAGTTATCTGTTAGTACACATGTATTTGTTAACACTGTTAATGTTATTAAAAAGACTCACAGCACACCTGTAATCCCTGATAAGACTTGAAattgacattttacttactgAATAAAGTATGTCTTGCCAAGCAGTCTACCAAATGTGAACAGACTTGTCttttgtgtgtacatgttttACAATTTTATCTGGTGATGTGGTTTGTATGTAGTGTCCAGTTATTAACTTTTTCTGAGCTTTCATCTACACCTCGTGGTATTTATCAGTGAATATAACCGGAAATCAAACATCTGTTCAAGATAGATGTGGTTACTGTTTACCCGCTGATTGTTTCTTTTTGAGATCATATTTGCTAAATAGTACCCTAGCTAAGTACACAACAGACTACAGTAACAGTTCATTAAAACAGGTGTTTATGTGCACTTACATCAAAGAGGACTCCTACATCTTGGTCCGGCGAGGGGGCAAAAGACTGGTTAACATAAATgaactggagagaaaaaaacaaatgcagatgCAGTTAGACATAAAgacctgaaaaaataaataactgccCAAGTCATGAtttggagaaataaaaaaaggtagTGAACAAACTTCATCCTTACTAATTGTTCATTAGCATCAAGCTTAAGGAAGCGAGAGATGAACTGAGACAGGGACTGTAATGTCCTCCCCCTGTCCACTGCccacttctttgttttcatgatagGAGTGTCTCCCACAGCCTTCAGCAACACGTCAACTATCAAAATGGAGAACATAGAAAGTGAAAGTGCTGTTATGGGGAATTTCTGGAATAATGTTCATCCACTGACACATAACGGACATACAAAATTTTGATCCCTGAGGTTTTGCACAGCTTGACAGCACAGCCTGCAATTCTTTTGTTCAATATTTCCTCCCCTTAAATCACTTCTGATATgcatttgaattaatttaatttcctgATCTTTAGTATATGAAATGtgaattgataaaaaaaaaaacggccaTGTGAAGTATACCCTGTGCATCACTTAGGAATTAAATGAGTCATTACAAAATCTTTATGTCCAATTTTATCCTGCTAATGTTCAAGTTGTCGCATAATTTTGTACACATGATGTAATACAAGGTCCATCGTACTCTCATATACAAGTGGTCATGATGAACTACAGTCATTGTGCAGGTGTCGTTTATTTACTGGAATTTATTTTGGTTTGCTGTAATGTGGTTAGGGTTGTttataaaacaaagcaaactcTGAAATGTATGACTTAGTTATTTGGCAAAGTGGCCAATAATGTTTCCTGAAATAACTTTGAAACAGAACGACAGCCTTCTCACAAAGCTCtctaatgaaaatgtattttcatttattttatattttatacattttatatttcttgCAATATCTGACCGAAATAATCGAAAACCCCAAACCGTGAACTGAGATATTTGCAACTAGTAAGGCTGTGACAGTTTGACAGCTAACCAGATCGTGTTAGCTTATCCGTATTAAATTATTCTTAAATACAAGATATGTAATTGCTATTGGCATTAGCATAGCATATGTTTGATAGATAACGaaaaaacagcctttataaAGAGATATGTATCCTATAATACCAAAAAGTTAATACGTTGTCTTCTTAAAACATTAGCAGTAGCTTTAGCCATTCCCTAAACCGGTAGTACCACATGACATGTGACAAACTCGACGTTAATTGGCTAAACAGGAACACTGCGGCATTCGTATTGGCCAGAATCTCTGTCAATTTTCCTCACGTCACACACCCGGAATTGTTTCCAATCGCACTTGCGACAACAGTCAACAGATACACATTACCCGCTATATCAGGCGAATTTTCGATATTTTACGCTCGCTtactttttaaatcactttttttcttctcttcatttGTTGTCGAGTCGTCTGTCGGTGGCTGTGATTCCTCTTTTTGCGTTTCTGTCGGGGACTCTGCATTGTCAGACATCTTCAAGTGACCACTCTCAGTTATGATCCCCACCCACCAGAGCTAGCAAGGCGATTGGCTGCTAACTCCGGCTGCTATTGGCTCAAAGAAACGTCAATCACTAGAACACGCGGTTCTATTGGTCAATGCGCTTCTAGGGAAGGCCGTTGAACTTGTGTGTCCTCTTAGCTACATGCTaggtttgaatttatttttctgactttgGAATATATTTGTTAATGTTCTTTGTTATTTCCTGACTAATTTAGCTGGTGCTTGTCTATCTGATTAACCTTGTGTTTGCCTGTTCGTGTTCAATTTTGAATGCATTCTTACTCTTTTAGTTGCTCGCACAATAGGTAATTTTTTGCTGGTTTACAATTACACAGGTGTCGTCACATGGGACACAACAAGTTAATGTAACCTGACGGGTGAACATTCTACAGCCTTGTTGAACCTGTCACccacttctcctcctcacagtcGGACCATTCAGGCAGCAAAAGTAAGTCTGTGTCTTGTGTTAAAGTTGTGTTTACGTTAAATGTCGCTCCA of Sparus aurata chromosome 17, fSpaAur1.1, whole genome shotgun sequence contains these proteins:
- the atg12 gene encoding ubiquitin-like protein ATG12, yielding MSDNAESPTETQKEESQPPTDDSTTNEEKKKSDLKIDVLLKAVGDTPIMKTKKWAVDRGRTLQSLSQFISRFLKLDANEQLFIYVNQSFAPSPDQDVGVLFDCFGSDGKLVLHYCKSQAWG